In Azospirillum ramasamyi, one DNA window encodes the following:
- a CDS encoding hybrid sensor histidine kinase/response regulator produces the protein MPAGLLPRLLRALSPRSLRARLMGVVLASLALPLAGALYLADQQLDDRIEAARELALHLADDGVERQRDLIGEARNLLGVLSLVPAIRDATPTQTDACVATLAPMPRQHRWTTGVWLTDADGNIICDTTGPGAGISLREREYFQRVLDTKNWVVSDFIIGKRSLKPLIIVASPIIENGRIVRVIGVAVDLTWLTDLVKVLKQTDARVMVLDRHGVIVARQPDPEGWLNRNVSQLPHVQRMLRERNGALDAESADGRGRLWAFRHSTDTDTVFAVGMPTAPILAEARRDLWQSLGLLAVAGLVSVIALWGLLRASVLRWVWELGSAATRIGDGGGGTVIEADRAPHELRVVSHAFNDMSRRLKQREQELRSAMEEARAGSRAKEEFLATMSHEIRTPMNGVIGFAEMLLETPLTTEQRRYASQVRDAGRSLLTVINDVLDLSKLEAGRLDLVSVPFRLDDLADRCVAIVRLAAEQKGLEIQTTISATARGFVMGDPDRLRQILLNLLGNAVKFTDRGSVRLTVRAVEDDGSSLGGSRSGGRPGASRICTFTVTDTGIGIAADRQRDLFQRFTQLERGRGGTGLGLAICHRLVELMGGEIGMDSKLGAGSTFWFSLPLQPAGSAAVQPDSIAVSGIEPGSPGVRILLAEDLAMNRDLAMTMLTKAGHHVDAVVDGAAAVAAVQEQTYDIVLMDVQMPVMDGLEATRRIRALPAPVGGIPILALTAGVMQVEVERCLQAGMNAHLPKPLEKSKLLAAIGRWASPDDGSTHDSDHDGFGQDGFGQEQGGGNPGAPHPRLIAHS, from the coding sequence ATGCCCGCCGGCCTGCTGCCCCGCCTCCTCCGCGCCCTCAGTCCGCGCAGCCTGCGCGCACGCCTGATGGGCGTCGTGCTGGCGTCGCTGGCGCTTCCGCTGGCGGGCGCGCTCTATCTGGCGGACCAGCAGCTCGACGACCGCATCGAGGCGGCGCGCGAACTGGCCCTGCACCTCGCCGACGACGGGGTGGAGCGCCAGCGCGACCTGATCGGGGAGGCGCGCAACCTGCTGGGCGTGCTGTCGCTGGTTCCGGCGATCCGTGACGCGACGCCCACCCAGACCGATGCCTGCGTCGCCACCCTGGCGCCGATGCCGCGCCAGCACCGCTGGACCACCGGCGTCTGGCTGACCGACGCCGACGGCAACATCATCTGCGACACCACCGGCCCCGGCGCCGGCATCTCGCTCCGGGAACGCGAGTATTTCCAGCGCGTCCTCGACACGAAGAACTGGGTGGTCAGCGACTTCATCATCGGCAAGCGCTCGCTGAAACCGCTGATCATCGTCGCCAGCCCGATCATCGAGAACGGGCGGATCGTCCGCGTGATCGGCGTGGCGGTCGACCTCACCTGGCTGACCGATCTGGTGAAGGTGCTGAAGCAGACGGACGCCCGCGTCATGGTGCTGGACCGCCACGGCGTGATCGTGGCCCGCCAGCCGGACCCGGAGGGCTGGCTGAACCGCAACGTCTCCCAGTTGCCGCATGTCCAGCGCATGCTGCGCGAACGCAACGGCGCCTTGGATGCCGAAAGCGCCGACGGCCGCGGCCGGCTGTGGGCCTTCCGCCATTCGACCGACACAGACACCGTCTTCGCCGTCGGCATGCCGACCGCCCCGATCCTCGCGGAGGCGCGGCGCGATCTGTGGCAGAGCCTGGGCCTGCTCGCCGTCGCCGGGCTGGTCAGCGTCATCGCGCTGTGGGGGCTGCTGCGCGCGTCGGTCCTGCGCTGGGTGTGGGAGCTGGGAAGCGCCGCCACCCGGATCGGCGACGGCGGCGGCGGCACCGTGATCGAGGCCGACCGCGCCCCGCACGAACTCCGCGTCGTCTCCCACGCCTTCAACGACATGTCGCGCCGCCTGAAGCAGCGCGAACAGGAATTGCGCTCCGCCATGGAGGAGGCGCGGGCCGGCAGCCGCGCCAAGGAGGAATTCCTCGCCACCATGAGCCACGAGATCCGCACGCCGATGAACGGCGTGATCGGCTTCGCGGAAATGCTGCTGGAAACCCCGCTGACCACCGAACAGCGCCGCTACGCCTCGCAGGTGCGCGACGCCGGCCGCTCGCTGCTGACCGTCATCAACGACGTGCTCGACCTGTCGAAGCTGGAGGCCGGGCGGCTCGATCTGGTCAGCGTGCCGTTCCGGCTTGACGACCTGGCCGACCGCTGCGTCGCCATCGTCCGGCTCGCCGCCGAACAGAAGGGGCTGGAGATCCAGACCACCATCTCCGCCACCGCCCGCGGCTTCGTCATGGGCGATCCCGACCGGCTGCGCCAGATCCTGCTGAACCTGCTGGGCAACGCGGTGAAGTTCACCGACCGCGGTTCGGTCCGGCTGACGGTGAGGGCGGTGGAAGATGACGGCAGCAGTTTGGGGGGCAGCAGGTCCGGGGGCCGGCCGGGTGCCAGCCGCATCTGCACCTTCACCGTCACCGACACCGGGATCGGCATCGCCGCCGACCGGCAGCGCGACCTGTTCCAGCGCTTCACCCAGTTGGAGCGCGGGCGCGGCGGCACCGGGCTGGGCCTTGCCATCTGCCACCGGCTGGTGGAGCTGATGGGCGGCGAGATCGGCATGGACAGCAAGCTGGGCGCCGGCAGCACCTTCTGGTTCTCGCTGCCGCTGCAGCCCGCCGGCAGCGCCGCCGTCCAGCCGGACAGCATCGCCGTCTCCGGCATAGAGCCGGGAAGCCCCGGCGTACGCATCCTGCTGGCCGAGGATCTGGCGATGAACCGCGATCTGGCGATGACCATGCTGACCAAGGCCGGGCATCATGTCGACGCCGTGGTCGACGGCGCCGCCGCCGTCGCCGCCGTGCAGGAACAGACCTACGACATCGTGCTGATGGACGTGCAGATGCCGGTGATGGACGGGTTGGAGGCCACCCGCCGCATCCGCGCCCTGCCCGCTCCGGTCGGCGGGATTCCGATCCTGGCCCTGACCGCCGGCGTGATGCAGGTGGAGGTCGAGCGCTGCCTGCAGGCGGGCATGAACGCGCATCTGCCCAAGCCGCTGGAGAAGTCGAAGCTCCTGGCCGCCATCGGCCGCTGGGCCAGTCCCGATGACGGCTCCACACACGACTCCGACCACGATGGATTTGGCCAGGACGGATTTGGTCAGGAGCAGGGTGGGGGCAACCCCGGCGCTCCGCATCCGCGGTTGATCGCGCACAGCTGA
- a CDS encoding lytic transglycosylase domain-containing protein, which translates to MKVAQPPLAPVPERKPDAPPPQADGAAAGRSFRDSLAQTPQARSESVPVGRLANGQKAPPLPLGKPAAPVLLEDGTQVPLPAAKPATPIRLADGTTVPMPAAKPATKPGAPVLLAAETGPATAEPPRAPLPGLKPAVPAPVPSSARVAEAVEAMTSDNPTAARVLVASQQVAGLSGHSFTAILAQATQESGLDSAAKNSRSSAAGPFQFLESTWLDLFRRHGAAYGQGELASHIQVRNGVSSVKDPAIRRQILELRHDVDLSAGMAARYLAEGRDALEKRLGRRASESESRMAYVLGSGGAAKLIRAAESTPGAIAADLLPSAAKSNHNLFHDRSSGRALTAAETVSRLTRRMEIDQREMFAAIGQALERPRRLDEGSASPLNPHRSV; encoded by the coding sequence ATGAAGGTTGCGCAGCCCCCTCTCGCGCCCGTTCCGGAGCGCAAGCCCGACGCCCCTCCGCCGCAGGCCGATGGGGCCGCTGCCGGGCGGTCCTTCCGCGACTCGCTGGCCCAGACCCCGCAAGCCCGTTCGGAAAGCGTCCCGGTCGGCCGGCTCGCCAACGGCCAGAAGGCGCCGCCCCTGCCCTTGGGCAAGCCGGCGGCCCCGGTCCTGCTGGAGGACGGCACCCAAGTTCCCCTTCCGGCGGCGAAGCCGGCGACGCCCATCCGGCTGGCCGACGGCACCACCGTGCCGATGCCAGCCGCCAAGCCCGCCACCAAGCCCGGCGCCCCCGTCCTGCTGGCCGCCGAAACCGGCCCGGCGACGGCGGAGCCGCCCCGCGCGCCCCTGCCCGGACTGAAACCGGCGGTTCCGGCCCCGGTGCCAAGCTCCGCCAGGGTGGCGGAGGCCGTGGAGGCGATGACCTCCGACAATCCGACCGCCGCGCGGGTGCTCGTCGCCTCCCAGCAGGTCGCCGGCCTGTCCGGCCACAGCTTCACCGCCATCCTGGCCCAGGCGACGCAGGAAAGCGGGCTGGACAGCGCGGCGAAGAACAGCCGCAGCTCGGCCGCCGGGCCGTTCCAGTTCCTGGAATCCACCTGGCTCGATCTGTTCCGCCGCCATGGCGCCGCCTATGGGCAAGGTGAACTCGCCTCGCACATCCAGGTTCGCAACGGCGTGTCCAGCGTCAAGGATCCGGCGATCCGCCGCCAGATCCTGGAACTGCGCCACGATGTCGACCTGTCGGCCGGCATGGCCGCCCGCTATCTTGCCGAGGGGCGCGACGCGCTGGAGAAGCGGCTGGGCCGCCGGGCCAGCGAATCGGAGAGCCGCATGGCCTATGTTCTGGGCTCCGGCGGGGCGGCGAAGCTGATCCGCGCCGCCGAATCGACGCCCGGCGCCATTGCCGCCGACCTGCTGCCGAGCGCCGCGAAGTCGAATCACAACCTCTTCCACGACCGCTCCAGCGGCCGCGCCCTGACCGCGGCGGAAACCGTGAGCCGCCTGACGCGGCGCATGGAGATCGACCAGCGCGAGATGTTCGCGGCCATCGGCCAGGCGCTGGAACGGCCGCGCCGCCTGGACGAAGGCAGCGCATCGCCGCTCAACCCGCATCGGTCGGTCTGA